A genomic window from Diospyros lotus cultivar Yz01 chromosome 2, ASM1463336v1, whole genome shotgun sequence includes:
- the LOC127794256 gene encoding SEC14 cytosolic factor isoform X3 produces MGIVTQEAIDQLQALMEDQVDESFKTTFQNIHQGRPADTLARFLKAREGNVTKAHKMLVDCLKWRVENEIDYILEKPIVPAVYRAIRDSHLIGLSGYSREGLPVFAIGVGLSTFDKASLLTIISTIDDLNYPEKTLTYYIVNAPYIFSACWKVVKPLLHERTRQKVQVLSGCGQDDLLKVMDHASLPHFCRREGSGSSRHASDNCFSLDHSFHQELYNYIKQQSAMRKPVRPVKQGSVHVALPESGSEDMDIGKALESELQKFDNQHKLNGSLEDLKINHD; encoded by the exons ATGGGAATCGTAACTCAGGAGGCGATCGATCAGCTCCAAGCACTCATGGAGGACCaag TCGACGAATCATTCAAAACAACTTTCCAG AATATTCATCAGGGTCGTCCAGCTGATACTTTGGCCCGTTTCCTCAAAGCAAGAGAAGGAAATGTCACCAAGGCCCACAAAATG TTGGTTGATTGTTTGAAGTGGAGGGTTGAGAATGAGATAGATTATATTCTAGAG AAACCCATTGTTCCTGCTGTATATAGAGCAATACGTGATTCGCATCTTATAGGATTATCAGGTTACTCAAGAGAG GGCCTTCCAGTTTTTGCTATTGGTGTAGGACTCAGCACATTTGACAAGGCATCA TTGTTAACCATTATTTCTACAATTGATGACCTGAACTACCCGGAGAAGACACTTACTTACTACATTGTGAATGCTCCATATATATTTTCAGCATGTTGGAAG GTTGTGAAGCCTCTTCTGCATGAGAGGACCCGCCAAAAAGTGCAGGTATTGTCAGGATGTGGACAAGATGATTTGTTGAAG GTAATGGACCATGCATCCCTCCCACATTTTTGCAGAAGAGAAGGCTCTGGATCTTCCCGACATGCAAGTGACAATTGCTTTTCCTTGGATCATTCCTTTCATCAAGAGCTCTACAATTACATTAAGCAGCAATCCGCAATGCGCAAACCTGTCAGACCAGTCAAACAGGGATCTGTTCATGTGGCTTTGCCAGAGTCGGGTTCGGAAGATATGGATATTGGCAAGGCCCTGGAATCTGAGTTACAGAAGTTTGACAATCAGCATAAGCTCAATGGCTCGTTAGAGGACCTAAAAATCAACCATGACTAG
- the LOC127794256 gene encoding phosphatidylinositol/phosphatidylcholine transfer protein SFH9 isoform X2 produces MSPLQNIHQGRPADTLARFLKAREGNVTKAHKMLVDCLKWRVENEIDYILEKPIVPAVYRAIRDSHLIGLSGYSREGLPVFAIGVGLSTFDKASVNYYVQSHIQINEYRDRVILPSATKKYGRHISKCLKVFDMTGLKLSALSQIKLLTIISTIDDLNYPEKTLTYYIVNAPYIFSACWKVVKPLLHERTRQKVQVLSGCGQDDLLKVMDHASLPHFCRREGSGSSRHASDNCFSLDHSFHQELYNYIKQQSAMRKPVRPVKQGSVHVALPESGSEDMDIGKALESELQKFDNQHKLNGSLEDLKINHD; encoded by the exons ATGTCCCCTCTCCAG AATATTCATCAGGGTCGTCCAGCTGATACTTTGGCCCGTTTCCTCAAAGCAAGAGAAGGAAATGTCACCAAGGCCCACAAAATG TTGGTTGATTGTTTGAAGTGGAGGGTTGAGAATGAGATAGATTATATTCTAGAG AAACCCATTGTTCCTGCTGTATATAGAGCAATACGTGATTCGCATCTTATAGGATTATCAGGTTACTCAAGAGAG GGCCTTCCAGTTTTTGCTATTGGTGTAGGACTCAGCACATTTGACAAGGCATCA GTCAATTACTATGTTCAGTCACATATTCAGATCAATGAGTATCGGGATCGTGTCATTTTG CCTTCTGCTACAAAAAAATATGGAAGGCATATTAGCAAATGTTTGAAGGTTTTCGATATGACTGGTCTGAAGCTTTCTGCATTGAGCCAAATCAAG TTGTTAACCATTATTTCTACAATTGATGACCTGAACTACCCGGAGAAGACACTTACTTACTACATTGTGAATGCTCCATATATATTTTCAGCATGTTGGAAG GTTGTGAAGCCTCTTCTGCATGAGAGGACCCGCCAAAAAGTGCAGGTATTGTCAGGATGTGGACAAGATGATTTGTTGAAG GTAATGGACCATGCATCCCTCCCACATTTTTGCAGAAGAGAAGGCTCTGGATCTTCCCGACATGCAAGTGACAATTGCTTTTCCTTGGATCATTCCTTTCATCAAGAGCTCTACAATTACATTAAGCAGCAATCCGCAATGCGCAAACCTGTCAGACCAGTCAAACAGGGATCTGTTCATGTGGCTTTGCCAGAGTCGGGTTCGGAAGATATGGATATTGGCAAGGCCCTGGAATCTGAGTTACAGAAGTTTGACAATCAGCATAAGCTCAATGGCTCGTTAGAGGACCTAAAAATCAACCATGACTAG
- the LOC127794256 gene encoding phosphatidylinositol/phosphatidylcholine transfer protein SFH9 isoform X1 has translation MGIVTQEAIDQLQALMEDQVDESFKTTFQNIHQGRPADTLARFLKAREGNVTKAHKMLVDCLKWRVENEIDYILEKPIVPAVYRAIRDSHLIGLSGYSREGLPVFAIGVGLSTFDKASVNYYVQSHIQINEYRDRVILPSATKKYGRHISKCLKVFDMTGLKLSALSQIKLLTIISTIDDLNYPEKTLTYYIVNAPYIFSACWKVVKPLLHERTRQKVQVLSGCGQDDLLKVMDHASLPHFCRREGSGSSRHASDNCFSLDHSFHQELYNYIKQQSAMRKPVRPVKQGSVHVALPESGSEDMDIGKALESELQKFDNQHKLNGSLEDLKINHD, from the exons ATGGGAATCGTAACTCAGGAGGCGATCGATCAGCTCCAAGCACTCATGGAGGACCaag TCGACGAATCATTCAAAACAACTTTCCAG AATATTCATCAGGGTCGTCCAGCTGATACTTTGGCCCGTTTCCTCAAAGCAAGAGAAGGAAATGTCACCAAGGCCCACAAAATG TTGGTTGATTGTTTGAAGTGGAGGGTTGAGAATGAGATAGATTATATTCTAGAG AAACCCATTGTTCCTGCTGTATATAGAGCAATACGTGATTCGCATCTTATAGGATTATCAGGTTACTCAAGAGAG GGCCTTCCAGTTTTTGCTATTGGTGTAGGACTCAGCACATTTGACAAGGCATCA GTCAATTACTATGTTCAGTCACATATTCAGATCAATGAGTATCGGGATCGTGTCATTTTG CCTTCTGCTACAAAAAAATATGGAAGGCATATTAGCAAATGTTTGAAGGTTTTCGATATGACTGGTCTGAAGCTTTCTGCATTGAGCCAAATCAAG TTGTTAACCATTATTTCTACAATTGATGACCTGAACTACCCGGAGAAGACACTTACTTACTACATTGTGAATGCTCCATATATATTTTCAGCATGTTGGAAG GTTGTGAAGCCTCTTCTGCATGAGAGGACCCGCCAAAAAGTGCAGGTATTGTCAGGATGTGGACAAGATGATTTGTTGAAG GTAATGGACCATGCATCCCTCCCACATTTTTGCAGAAGAGAAGGCTCTGGATCTTCCCGACATGCAAGTGACAATTGCTTTTCCTTGGATCATTCCTTTCATCAAGAGCTCTACAATTACATTAAGCAGCAATCCGCAATGCGCAAACCTGTCAGACCAGTCAAACAGGGATCTGTTCATGTGGCTTTGCCAGAGTCGGGTTCGGAAGATATGGATATTGGCAAGGCCCTGGAATCTGAGTTACAGAAGTTTGACAATCAGCATAAGCTCAATGGCTCGTTAGAGGACCTAAAAATCAACCATGACTAG